GCGAGCGCAGCCACCGCCTCGCGCACCGCCGGATGCTCCAGCGCCATCATCGCAATGCCATCGCAGCGCTGGCCATGCTTGCGCAACGCGTCCGCCAGCTCATGCGGATTGAAGCTCTCGATGAACACCGTGCGACATTGCACATTGAACGGCGCCCAGTGCTCCTGCGAGTAACCCACCATGTCGCCCAGCATGCGGATGAAGCGGTTGGTGCCCGCGGGCAGCAGGAACACGAGCCGTAGGGGCGGCGGCGTCAGCGCCGCATAAAGCTCGGGCCCCGGCAGGTAGTCGAGCTCGCCCGCAGCCTTGAGCACGCGCTGCACCGTGGCATCGCGCACGCCGGGCCGGCGGTTGAGCACGCGATCGACGGTGGCAGTCGACACCTGCGCCGCACGCGCGATGTCCACCACGCGCGCGCGCCGTGCATCGGAAGGAGGTGAAGGGTTATCCCGCATACATCAAAAACCATCAGGATCAAGTTTGACCCGGATGATGCATCCTTTTATCTTCGCTGTGGCCCGAATCCACTGATGCATCAGATTGCATCAACCGCATTCCGAAGATCCTGGAGACAAAACATGAACTCGCTGACCCGCCGCAGTGCCTTGCGCACGCTTTCCGCCCTCCCCGCTGCCGGCATCGTGTCGGCCGTGCCGCGCATCGCGCGCGCCGCGGAGTTCTCGTACAAGTACGGCAACAACCTGCCGCTGAGCCATCCGCTGAACGTGCGCGCGCAGGAAGCCGCGGACCGCATCGCCAAGGAAACCAAGGGCCGGGTCGAGATCAAGATCTTCCCGAACAACCAGCTCGGCGGCGACACCGACATGCTCGCGCAGGTGCGCTCGGGCGGCATCGAGTTCTTCACGCCCTCGGCGCTCGTCATCGCGACGCTCGTGCCGGTGGCGGCCATCAACGCGGTGGGTTTCGCGTTCAACGACTACGGCCAGGTGTGGGCCGCGATGGACGGCAAGGTCGGCGCCCACGTGCGCGGCGCCATCGCCAAGTCGCGCCTCTACGCCTTCGAGAAGATGTGGGACAACGGCTTCCGCCAGACCACCAGCAGCAAGGCCGCCGTCGCGAACGCGAAGGACATGGACGGCCTGAAGATCCGCGTGCCGGTGAGCCCGCTGTCGATCTCGATGTTCAAGGGCCTGGGCGCCGCGCCCGCGAGCCTGCAGTTCAGCGAGGTCTATTCCGCGCTGCAAACGAAGATCGTCGATGCGCAGGAGAACCCGCTGCCCATCATCCAGGTCGCCAAGCTCTTCGAGGTGCAGAAGTTCTGCTCGCTCACCAACCACATCTGGGACGGCTACTGGTTCATCGCCAACGGCCGCGCGTGGGACGCCTTGCCCGACGACCTGAAGACCATCGTCGCGCGCGCCATCAACGACGCCGGCATGCAGCAGCGCGAAGACATCAAGAAGCTCAACGAATCGGTCGTCGGCGACCTGCAGGCCAAGGGCCTCACCATCAACCGCCCGACCGCCGACAGCTTCCGCGCGAAGCTGCGCGAATCGGGTTTCTACGGCGAATGGAAGGGCCGCTTCGGCCCCGAGGCCTGGGCGCTGCTCGAAGGCACCGTCGGCAAGCTGGCCTGAGCGTCCATGGTGCATGAATCCACTTTCGAGGCGGCCCCGTTCGTGGGCGCCGGCCCTTCGGCCAACGCGCTGAGCGGCATCGCCGGGCGCGCCGACCGCGTGCTCGGCGGCGCTGTCGAGGCGGTGGCTGCACTGCTGGTGCTGGCCGAAATCTGCGTGCTGTTCGCGGGCGTGGTGTCGCGCTACGTGTTCCATGCGCCGCTGGTGTGGTCGGACGAACTCGCGTCGATCCTCTTCCTCTGGCTCTCGATGCTGGGCGCCGTGGTGGCGCTGCGGCGCGGCGAGCACATGCGCATGACGGCGCTGCTGCAGAAGGTCACGCCCTCGACGCGGGCCATGCTCGATGCCTTCGCCATCGCCGCATCGGTCGCGTTCCTGGTGCTCATCATCTGGCCGTCGATCGACTACGCGCACGAAGAGTCGTTCATCGTGACGCCTGCGCTGGAGATCAGCAACGCCTGGCGCGCCGCGGCCATTCCGGCGGGCATCGGCATCATGCTGGTGATGGCGCTGCTGCGGCTGGTGCGTGTGTGCACCGGTCGGCAAATTGCCGTCGCGGTGCTCGGCATGGCCGCGCTGGTGGGCGCCTTCTGGCTCGCCGCGCCGCTGTTCGCGACGCTGGGCAAGTTCAACCTCGTGATCTTCTTCGTGGTCGTGGTGGCTGCCACCGTGCTCTCGGGTGTGCCCATCGCGTTCTCGTTCGCGCTCGCCACCTTCGGCTACCTCGCGCTCACCACGCGCACGCCGCTGCTGGTGATGGTGGGACGGTTGGACGAAGGCATGTCGCACCTGATCCTGCTCGCGGTGCCGCTCTTCATCTTCCTGGGCGCGCTGATCGAGATGACGGGCATGGCGCGCGCCATGATCCAGTTCCTTGCGAGCCTGCTGGGCCATGTGCGCGGCGGCCTCTCTTACGTGCTGATCGGCGCGATGTACCTGGTGTCTGGCATCTCGGGCTCCAAGATCGCCGACATGGCGGCCATCGCGCCGGTGCTCTTCCCCGAAATGGTCAAGCGCGGCGCCAAGCCCGGCGACCTGGTGGCACTGCTCTCGGCCACGGGCGCGCAGACCGAGACCATTCCGCCGTCGATCGTGCTCATCACCATCGGCTCGGTCACCGGCATCTCGATTGCCGCGCTGTTCACGGGCGGGCTGCTGCCGGCCGTGGTGCTGGGCGCGGCGCTGTGCGTGGTGGTGTGGTGGCGCTATCGCCGCGAAGACCTGAGCGGCGTGCAGCGCTACAGCAAGCGCGAGATCGGCAAGCTGCTGATGGTCGCGCTGCCCGCGGTGCTGCTGCCCTTCGTGATCCGCGCCGCCGTGGTCGAGGGCGTGGCCACGGCCACCGAGGTGTCGACCATCGGCATCGTGTATTCGGCGCTGGTCGGGCTCTTCGTGTATCGGCAGTTCGACTGGAAGCGCCTCAAGCCGATGCTGATCGACACCGCCTCGCTCTCGGGCGCGATCATCTTCATCGTGGGCTGCGCCACCGCCATGGCCTGGGGCCTCACGCAGTCGGGCTTCTCGCAGGACCTGGCCCGCATCATGGGCGCGCTGCCGGGCGGCGCCTATGGCTTCCTGGCCGTGTCGATCGTCGCGTTCATCGTGCTGGGCAGCGTGCTCGAGGGCATTCCGGCCATCGTGCTGTTCGGCCCGCTCCTCTTTCCCATCGCCAAGGCCGCGGGCGTGCACGAGGTGCACTACGCCATGGTCGTGATCTTCTCGATGGGCATCGGCCTCTTCGCACCGCCCTTCGGCGTCGGCTACTACGGCGCCTGCGCCGTGAGCAAGGTCAACCCCGACGAGGGCATCAAGCACATCTGGGGCTACATCGCCGCGATGCTGGTGGGCCTCGTGATCGTGGCCGCCTTCCCGTGGTTCTCGACCGGCTTCCTGAAATTCTGATCACAACAACGCACTCACATCACCGGAGCCAATTGCAATGAGTCGATTCCTCGGCGAGATCCGCCAGCTGGGCTATGTCGTGCACGACATCGAAGCCGCCATGGACTACTGGAGCACCAAGCTGGGCGTGGGCCCGTGGTTCTACAACCCGAAGGTGCCCATCAAGAACTACCGCTACAACGGCGAAGCGCACGAGCCGCACAACTCGGTGGCGCTGGCCAACTCGGGCTATGTGCAGGTCGAGCTGATCCAGACGCGCAACGACGTGCCTTCGATGTACCGCGACTTCCTGCAAGCCGGCCGCACCGGCCTGCAGCACGTCGCCTACTGGACGGCCGACTACGACGCCGATCTCGCACGCCTCACCGCGCAGGGCTTCAAGCCCGTGATGAGCGGCGAGGTGGGCGAGCGCGGCCGCTTCATCTACTTCGACACCGAGTACCACCCGGGTACGGTGATCGAGCTGTCCGAAGTGGCGGGGCCGAAGGGCAAGATGTTCGACCTGATCCGCAGCGCCTCCGAGGGCTGGGACGGCAGCGAGCCCGTGCGCCCCTTCCCCGACCTGAGCAAGCTGTGACGATGGCGGCCGAACGCATCCGCGCGCGCTACCTGATCGAGACGCCGGTGGACCCGGCGGCCGTGGCCGAGGTGATGGCCGGCGAGCAGTCGTGCGGCACCTTCACGCGCGTGGAGGGCGAGACCGATGCGCTGCGTGAACGTGCGCGTGCGACGGTCGAGGCGATCACCGAGCTCGCGCCGGCCGAGGCGCCGAGCCTGCCGAACGCGCTGCTCGAACGCAAGGGAACGCGCGGTCCGTGGCGGCGCGCGCATGTCGACATCTCGTTCCCCGTGGCGAACATCAGCGCCAACCTGCCGACGCTCGCCGCGACGGTGTCGGGCAACCTGTACGACCTCGGCGAAGTGACGGGCCTGCGGCTCGAATCGCTGCACGTACCGGCCGCCTACCGCGCGCAGTTCGAGATGCCGCGCGTCGGCATCGCGGGCACGCGGCGCGCCACCGGCGTGGCAAGCGGTGCGCTGGTCGGCACGATCATCAAGCCGAACGTGGGCCTCTCGGCGGCGGAGACCGCCGCGCTGGTCGCAAGGCTCTGCGCCGCGGGCGTGGATTTCATCAAGGACGACGAGGTCTGCGCCGATCCCGCGCATGCCCCGCTGGCAGAACGTGTTCCGGCCGTGATGGCGGTCGTGCGCGCCCACCAGGAGCGCACCGGCAAGCATGTGATGGTGGCCTTCAACATCACCGACGAAACGGATGCGATGAAGCGGCATGCCGATCTCGTCGAGCGCGAAGGTGGCTCCTGCGTGATGGCCAGCCTCAACTGGTGCGGGCACTCGGGCATCCAGACGCTGCGGCGCCACACGGGCCTGGCGCTGCACGGCCACCGCAATGGGTACGGCGCGCTGTCGCGACATCCACTGCTGGGCATTTCGTTCCAGGCGTACCAGACACTCTGGCGCCTCGCAGGCGTGGACCACATGCACGTGCACGGCCTGCAGGGCAAGTTCTCGCAGCCCGACAGCGAAGTCATCGAGTCGGCGCGCGACTGCTTCACGCCGCTGACCAATGCCGCGGACGACCGGGTGATGCCCGCCTTCTCCTCGGGCCAGTGGGCCGGCACGGTGCCCGCCACCTGGGCCGCCATCGGCAGCGACGACCTGCTCTTCATGGCTGGCGGCGGCATCCTCGCGCACCCGGACGGCGCGGAAGCCGGCGTGACCAGCATCCGCCAGGCCTGGTCGGCCGCGCGCGCGGGCACGACGCTGCAGGATGCGGCGAAGAGCGCGCCCGAACTCGCACGCGCCCTCGCCTTCTTCGGCAAGCCGTGACGCCAGCGAACCCGGCCCCGGCCGTCGTCTACTACGGCGACGATTTCACCGGCGCGACCGACACGCTCGGCACTGCGGCCCGCGCAGGGCTTCGGGCCCTGCTGTTCCTGGAGACGCCCGATGCCGCGCGCCTCGAACGCGCCGGTCCGCTCGACGTGCTGGGCATCGCGGGCGCGGCGCGGGCCATGTCGCCCGAAGCGATGCAGGCCGAACTCGCGCCCGTCGCCGCGCTGTTCCACTCGCTCGGCGCGCGCGTGCTGCACTACAAGACCTGCTCGACCTTCGACAGCGCGCCGCACATCGGCTCCATTGGCGCCGCCGTGCGTGTATTGCGTGGTGCGGTCGAGCAGCCGTGGACGGCGATCGTGGGCGGGCAACCGAACCTCGGTCGGTATTGCCTCTTCGGCAACCTGTTCGCGGCGGCGGGCGCGGGCGGCGAGGTGTTCCGCATCGACCGCCATCCGACGATGAGCCGGCACCCGGTGACGCCGATGCACGAAGCCGACCTGCGGCTGCACTTGGCGGGGCAAGGCCTGGCCGATGTGCGCTCCATTCCTTTCACGGTCACATCGAACGGCGCCGACGCGCTTGGCCATGCGTTGCAGCGCACGTTGCACCTGTCCGCCACACCGCCCGAGGCCGTGCTGTTCGACGTGGCCGATGCGGCGCAATTGGCAGTCATCGGCGAGGTGCTGTGGGCACACGCCCGACGCGAGACATTGCTGGCAGTGGGTCCGAGCAGCGTGGTCGATGCGCTGGCCACTGCACTCGGCTCGCGCGCCGATGCACAAACGACACCCCGGGTCGTGACACGGGCGACCGGCCCTGTGCTCGTGCTTGCCGGAAGCCTCTCGCCCGTCACGGCGCGGCAAGTGGCGGCATCACCTTCATTCGACATCGTCTGGCTCGACGCGCCGAAACTCGCCCGGCAGGACGCGCCCGCGCTGGAGCGCCATGCCCTGGACATCGCACAGGCGCTCGCTCGAGGCCACAACGTCCTCGCCTGCACCCGCCCGCCCGAACAGGCATCGCCCTCGCCGGACGTCGACGCCCAGGCACTCGCGCGCGCCGGCGGCGAATTGCTGGTCCGCGTTCTGGCACAAACGCCGCTGCGCCGCGTAGGCGTGGCCGGTGGCGACACCTCGAGCCATGGCGTACAGGCGCTGGATGCATGGGGCCTCTCCTACGTGGCCGACATGGGCGCCGGCGCCTCGCTGTGCCGCGTGCACAGCGACGACGCGCGGCTCGACGGCATGGAGATCATGCTCAAGGGCGGCCAGATGGGCACCGACGACGTGTTCGAGCGCCTGGTGCACGGCGCGGGCTGAAACGCCCCGGATATACATCTCTACATCTGCCCTTGTCCGTCGCTGGTGCGGTCGTGCACCCAGCGCACCGCCTGCTGCTCGGCATGGCGCAGTGCCTCCACTTCGGTGCCGTAGGAGGCGTTGTCCGTGTCGTCGGGCAACTCGATGTCTTCCGGGTTGTCCGAGTGGCCCAGGCAGCGCACGACGGGCCGGTAGGTCAGGTCGTCGATACGCTCTGCGCGGCACTGGAACATCCAGCCCCGGTAGGTGAAGGTGACGAGGCGCTCGTCGAGCGGCGGTGATGTGGTGTCCATGGGTGGCCTTGTCTTTCTTTGTGATCAGCCTTCAATCTGCGCCGCTCCCCAGCGGATGCATGTGAGAACCGGCCCACGTCGCGCGTCGGCGGAAGCACCGGATCGGCCGCCGCAGGCTGCGATACGGTCCACGAACATCCACATACAAGCACGTTCATCATGGAAATCCTCTCTCTCGTCCAATGGCCGGCCTTCGCCGCCTCGGTCGCCGCCGCCTGGCTGGTGGGCTCGAATGCGAAAGGCCGCCGGAACGTCGGCTTCTGGGTGTTCCTGGCGAGCAATGTGCTGTGGGTGGTGTGGGGCGTGCACACCCAGGCGTGGGCGCTGATCGCGCTGCAGGTGTGCCTGGCGGCGCTGAACATTCGAGGGCTCTTCAAGACCGAAGAGAAGTAGGCACGGCGACGTGCTGCGCGCCTTGCATGCGCATGCGATGAATTCCTACGCAGCCTCTGCACCGTGCTGCGCATCTTTGCGTTCCCCACCACCTCACCAGGAGCCCACGATGCCCACCACCAAGCGCGCACAGCCCGATGCCTGCAGCCTGCTCGATACCGACCACAAGAACGTCAAGAAGATGTTCTCCGCGTATGAAGAACTCATGGAGTCCAAGGCCGCCAGCGCCACCGACAAGAAGCGCGAGCTGGCCAACCAGATCTGCATGGAACTGACCGTGCATGCGCAGATCGAGGAAGAGATCTTCTACCCCGCCGTGCGCGAGGCCATCAAGGAAACCGACCTGCTCGACGAAGCCGAGGTGGAGCACGCCACCGCCAAGGACCTGATCGCTCAGCTCCAGGACGCCACCGACATCGACGAGATGTTCGACGCCAAGGTGAAGGTGCTCGGCGAATACATCGACCACCACGTCAAGGAAGAGCGCAATGAGATGTTCCCCAAGGCGCGCGCCACCAAGCTGGACCTGGTCGCGATGCGCGAACAGCTCGCGGCGCGCAAGGAAGAGCTGATGGCGGAGCTCATGGGCGAACCGGCCTGAGCCACACGGTCGTCCGGCGCCTGAATGTCGGCGCCGGACGACATGGGTGTGCGCCGTGTGTCCTCATGCCGGCGCCGCGCGATCCCCTACGGTGGTTCCTGAAGTCACCAACCCACGGAGAACATTCATGACCGCCACCACTGGAAACACCAGCAAGCTCTGGGAGCTCATCAAGGACACCCGCTTCGGCATGCTCACGCACCGCCATGCCGACGGCCAGTTGCACAGCCACCCGCTGACCACGCAGAACCAGGACGTCGATGAAAACGCGACGCTCTACTTCTTCGTGCCCAAGGACGGAGAGATCGCACGGCACGTCGCGACCGATCCGACCGTGAACGTCTCCTACGCGAACACCGACGACGACAGTTATGTCTCCGTCTCGGGCCATGCGGCGCTGCTCGAAGACCCCGCCAAGAAGGAAGCCCTCTTCAACAAGATGGCCAAGGCCTGGTTCCCCGAAGGCCCGACCGACACCAACCTGGGCCTTCTGGCCGTGAGCGTGCTGCGTGCCGAATACTGGGACGTGGGCGACAGCAAGATGGTGCAGCTGTTCAAGATGGCCAAGGCCGTCGTCACAGGCAACACACCCGAACTGGGTGAGCACAAGAAGGTCGCCGTTTCCTGATGCGTGCAGTGCTGACGACGACGCCGGCACCGCACCGCTGGCAATTCATCCGGGTCGGGGGCGCCGACCAGGTCATCTTCCGCACGGGCGAGGACATCGCCCGCCTCGGGGAGTTGGACCAGAAGCTGTGGGTCGCCCTCGCCTGCCCGACGCGCGGCATCGACTTCGATGCGCGCACGCTCGACCTCATCGATGCCGACGGCGATGGCCGCGTGCGCCCGCCCGAGGTGGTTGCGGCCTGCGAATGGGTGTGTGCGCGGCTGCGCAACCCCGACGTGCTGCTGCAAGGCAGCGACGTGCTGGCGCTGGACGACCTCGATGCCGGCAACGCCGATGGCGCGCGCCTGATCGAGGAGGCCCGCCGCCTGCTGCAGATCCAGGGCAAGCCCGATTCGGCGACGCTCACGCTCGCCGACATCGCGGACCGCGGCGAGCTGCTGTCCGCGATGCGCTTCAACGGCGACGGCG
This region of Variovorax sp. RKNM96 genomic DNA includes:
- a CDS encoding four-carbon acid sugar kinase family protein; the protein is MTPANPAPAVVYYGDDFTGATDTLGTAARAGLRALLFLETPDAARLERAGPLDVLGIAGAARAMSPEAMQAELAPVAALFHSLGARVLHYKTCSTFDSAPHIGSIGAAVRVLRGAVEQPWTAIVGGQPNLGRYCLFGNLFAAAGAGGEVFRIDRHPTMSRHPVTPMHEADLRLHLAGQGLADVRSIPFTVTSNGADALGHALQRTLHLSATPPEAVLFDVADAAQLAVIGEVLWAHARRETLLAVGPSSVVDALATALGSRADAQTTPRVVTRATGPVLVLAGSLSPVTARQVAASPSFDIVWLDAPKLARQDAPALERHALDIAQALARGHNVLACTRPPEQASPSPDVDAQALARAGGELLVRVLAQTPLRRVGVAGGDTSSHGVQALDAWGLSYVADMGAGASLCRVHSDDARLDGMEIMLKGGQMGTDDVFERLVHGAG
- a CDS encoding VOC family protein — protein: MSRFLGEIRQLGYVVHDIEAAMDYWSTKLGVGPWFYNPKVPIKNYRYNGEAHEPHNSVALANSGYVQVELIQTRNDVPSMYRDFLQAGRTGLQHVAYWTADYDADLARLTAQGFKPVMSGEVGERGRFIYFDTEYHPGTVIELSEVAGPKGKMFDLIRSASEGWDGSEPVRPFPDLSKL
- a CDS encoding ribulose-bisphosphate carboxylase large subunit family protein, giving the protein MAAERIRARYLIETPVDPAAVAEVMAGEQSCGTFTRVEGETDALRERARATVEAITELAPAEAPSLPNALLERKGTRGPWRRAHVDISFPVANISANLPTLAATVSGNLYDLGEVTGLRLESLHVPAAYRAQFEMPRVGIAGTRRATGVASGALVGTIIKPNVGLSAAETAALVARLCAAGVDFIKDDEVCADPAHAPLAERVPAVMAVVRAHQERTGKHVMVAFNITDETDAMKRHADLVEREGGSCVMASLNWCGHSGIQTLRRHTGLALHGHRNGYGALSRHPLLGISFQAYQTLWRLAGVDHMHVHGLQGKFSQPDSEVIESARDCFTPLTNAADDRVMPAFSSGQWAGTVPATWAAIGSDDLLFMAGGGILAHPDGAEAGVTSIRQAWSAARAGTTLQDAAKSAPELARALAFFGKP
- a CDS encoding TRAP transporter large permease subunit — protein: MVHESTFEAAPFVGAGPSANALSGIAGRADRVLGGAVEAVAALLVLAEICVLFAGVVSRYVFHAPLVWSDELASILFLWLSMLGAVVALRRGEHMRMTALLQKVTPSTRAMLDAFAIAASVAFLVLIIWPSIDYAHEESFIVTPALEISNAWRAAAIPAGIGIMLVMALLRLVRVCTGRQIAVAVLGMAALVGAFWLAAPLFATLGKFNLVIFFVVVVAATVLSGVPIAFSFALATFGYLALTTRTPLLVMVGRLDEGMSHLILLAVPLFIFLGALIEMTGMARAMIQFLASLLGHVRGGLSYVLIGAMYLVSGISGSKIADMAAIAPVLFPEMVKRGAKPGDLVALLSATGAQTETIPPSIVLITIGSVTGISIAALFTGGLLPAVVLGAALCVVVWWRYRREDLSGVQRYSKREIGKLLMVALPAVLLPFVIRAAVVEGVATATEVSTIGIVYSALVGLFVYRQFDWKRLKPMLIDTASLSGAIIFIVGCATAMAWGLTQSGFSQDLARIMGALPGGAYGFLAVSIVAFIVLGSVLEGIPAIVLFGPLLFPIAKAAGVHEVHYAMVVIFSMGIGLFAPPFGVGYYGACAVSKVNPDEGIKHIWGYIAAMLVGLVIVAAFPWFSTGFLKF
- a CDS encoding TRAP transporter substrate-binding protein, with amino-acid sequence MNSLTRRSALRTLSALPAAGIVSAVPRIARAAEFSYKYGNNLPLSHPLNVRAQEAADRIAKETKGRVEIKIFPNNQLGGDTDMLAQVRSGGIEFFTPSALVIATLVPVAAINAVGFAFNDYGQVWAAMDGKVGAHVRGAIAKSRLYAFEKMWDNGFRQTTSSKAAVANAKDMDGLKIRVPVSPLSISMFKGLGAAPASLQFSEVYSALQTKIVDAQENPLPIIQVAKLFEVQKFCSLTNHIWDGYWFIANGRAWDALPDDLKTIVARAINDAGMQQREDIKKLNESVVGDLQAKGLTINRPTADSFRAKLRESGFYGEWKGRFGPEAWALLEGTVGKLA
- a CDS encoding hemerythrin domain-containing protein; protein product: MPTTKRAQPDACSLLDTDHKNVKKMFSAYEELMESKAASATDKKRELANQICMELTVHAQIEEEIFYPAVREAIKETDLLDEAEVEHATAKDLIAQLQDATDIDEMFDAKVKVLGEYIDHHVKEERNEMFPKARATKLDLVAMREQLAARKEELMAELMGEPA
- a CDS encoding pyridoxamine 5'-phosphate oxidase family protein; this encodes MTATTGNTSKLWELIKDTRFGMLTHRHADGQLHSHPLTTQNQDVDENATLYFFVPKDGEIARHVATDPTVNVSYANTDDDSYVSVSGHAALLEDPAKKEALFNKMAKAWFPEGPTDTNLGLLAVSVLRAEYWDVGDSKMVQLFKMAKAVVTGNTPELGEHKKVAVS